A section of the Halichoerus grypus chromosome 11, mHalGry1.hap1.1, whole genome shotgun sequence genome encodes:
- the TRPT1 gene encoding tRNA 2'-phosphotransferase 1 isoform X2 — MNSPGGRRQETTGPRGRRAHRPREQDRDVQLSKALSYALRHGALKLGLPMRADGFVPLCALLELPQFHSFSAEDVQRVVDTNRKQRFALQPGEPGTGLLIRANQGHSLQVPELELMPLETPQALPLRLVHGTFWQHWPSILLKGLSCRGRTHIHLAPGLPGDPGVVSGMRPNCEVAVFIDGPRALADGIPFFRSANGVILTPGNADGFLLPKYFKEALQLRPTRKSLSLAGNEEETECQSDPKYSSRGRRMIQQ; from the exons ATGAACTCCcctggaggaaggaggcaggaaaccACAGGACCCAGGGGTAGAAGGGCTCACAGACCCCGGGAACAG GACCGAGATGTGCAGCTGTCCAAGGCTCTGTCCTATGCCCTGCGGCACGGGGCCTTGAAGCTGGGGCTTCCCATGAGGGCTG ATGGCTTCGTGCCCCTGTGTGCCCTCCTGGAGCTGCCCCAGTTCCACAGCTTCTCGGCTGAAGACGTGCAGCGCGTGGTGGACACCAACAGGAAGCAGCGGTTTGCCCTGCAGCCAGGGGAGCCCGGGACCGGCCTTCTCATCCGGGCCAATCAGGGTCACTCCCTGCAG gTACCTGAGTTGGAGCTGATGCCCCTGGAGACCCCACAGGCCTTGCCCCTGAGGCTTGTCCATGGCACATTCTGGCAGCACTGGCCATCCATCCTGCTCAAGGGCCTGTCCTGCCGGGGAAGGACCCATATCCACCTGGCCCCGGGACTGCCTGGGGACCCTGGTGTCGTCAGTG GCATGCGGCCAAATTGCGAAGTGGCTGTGTTCATTGACGGGCCCCGGGCCCTGGCAG ATGGAATCCCCTTCTTCCGCTCTGCCAATGGAGTGATCCTGACTCCAGGGAATGCTGATGGCTTCCTGCTTCCCAAGTACTTCAAGGAGGCCCTGCAGCTACGCCCTACCC GAAAGTCCCTCTCCTTGGCTGGTAATGAAGAGGAGACGGAGTGTCAGAGTGACCCCAAGTACAGCTCCAGAGGAAGAAGGATGAtccaacaataa
- the TRPT1 gene encoding tRNA 2'-phosphotransferase 1 isoform X1, whose amino-acid sequence MQSPTPAPCPSKTHFATPHLCLHEDDSGRLVGLGSPTQVVLLHLLGSQAAPAKGQDSGLVLAMNSPGGRRQETTGPRGRRAHRPREQDRDVQLSKALSYALRHGALKLGLPMRADGFVPLCALLELPQFHSFSAEDVQRVVDTNRKQRFALQPGEPGTGLLIRANQGHSLQVPELELMPLETPQALPLRLVHGTFWQHWPSILLKGLSCRGRTHIHLAPGLPGDPGVVSGMRPNCEVAVFIDGPRALADGIPFFRSANGVILTPGNADGFLLPKYFKEALQLRPTRKSLSLAGNEEETECQSDPKYSSRGRRMIQQ is encoded by the exons ATGCAAAGCCCAACACCAGCTCCTTGTCCAAGCAAGACACACTTTGCCACTCCACACCTGTGTCTCCACGAAGATGATTCTGGTAGACTCGTGGGCCTCGGCTCCCCCACTCAAGTAGTACTTCTTCACCTGCTCGGAAGTCAGGCTGCACCTGCAAAAGGACAGGACAGTGGCTTG GTCTTAGCCATGAACTCCcctggaggaaggaggcaggaaaccACAGGACCCAGGGGTAGAAGGGCTCACAGACCCCGGGAACAG GACCGAGATGTGCAGCTGTCCAAGGCTCTGTCCTATGCCCTGCGGCACGGGGCCTTGAAGCTGGGGCTTCCCATGAGGGCTG ATGGCTTCGTGCCCCTGTGTGCCCTCCTGGAGCTGCCCCAGTTCCACAGCTTCTCGGCTGAAGACGTGCAGCGCGTGGTGGACACCAACAGGAAGCAGCGGTTTGCCCTGCAGCCAGGGGAGCCCGGGACCGGCCTTCTCATCCGGGCCAATCAGGGTCACTCCCTGCAG gTACCTGAGTTGGAGCTGATGCCCCTGGAGACCCCACAGGCCTTGCCCCTGAGGCTTGTCCATGGCACATTCTGGCAGCACTGGCCATCCATCCTGCTCAAGGGCCTGTCCTGCCGGGGAAGGACCCATATCCACCTGGCCCCGGGACTGCCTGGGGACCCTGGTGTCGTCAGTG GCATGCGGCCAAATTGCGAAGTGGCTGTGTTCATTGACGGGCCCCGGGCCCTGGCAG ATGGAATCCCCTTCTTCCGCTCTGCCAATGGAGTGATCCTGACTCCAGGGAATGCTGATGGCTTCCTGCTTCCCAAGTACTTCAAGGAGGCCCTGCAGCTACGCCCTACCC GAAAGTCCCTCTCCTTGGCTGGTAATGAAGAGGAGACGGAGTGTCAGAGTGACCCCAAGTACAGCTCCAGAGGAAGAAGGATGAtccaacaataa